A segment of the Halovivax limisalsi genome:
AGGACTACCTCGATCGGCGACTGTAGGGCCGGATACTGGTCGAACCCGAACCGGCAAGGGAGGCGGGTCCGGTATCCCGCAGCTTCCCAGACCGTTCTGACTGCGGAGACGCTGTATGCGTGCTCACGTCGGGTCGTACGCGACGACGTCGACCCGCTCTCGAACGGGATCGAGCAGGAGCGTCTCGTCGCCCGTCGCGAAGGGTCCGCCGGCCTCGTCGGACGCTGCGAGTAACACGGCGTCGACGAACCCGAGTTCCACGCCGTCAGCTTTCACCGATTCCTGGAGCCGTGCCGCCCGTAGCGCGGTCTCGTCGGTGATGGGAAGGACTTCGAATCCGCGCGTCGCCTCGTATACATCGTCGATCGACCCGCGGGGACGACCGTAGAGCGCTCCCATATAGGCCTCGAACACCGCGAGGCTCGGAACGGCCCACGGGTGATCCTC
Coding sequences within it:
- a CDS encoding PIN domain-containing protein — protein: MLCFDNSLLADYLDGVPAAKSFLEEWEDHPWAVPSLAVFEAYMGALYGRPRGSIDDVYEATRGFEVLPITDETALRAARLQESVKADGVELGFVDAVLLAASDEAGGPFATGDETLLLDPVRERVDVVAYDPT